The following proteins are co-located in the Microbacterium sp. SORGH_AS_0888 genome:
- a CDS encoding chloride channel protein: MRTLPAATLTMWRVMVEPPQPDEFGGTRRSLLVLVVVCAVAGVLAGLVGGAFRWLLERADAVRSGIAEWSHTLPGGVFVPVLLVALCAALAAAIVRLSPRAAGSGIQDVAAVVRGQVKAPPVSVLPARFAGGLLAIGGGLVLGREGPTVHMAAAIGATAARGGRLPVTDVRTAQSALAGAGLAVAFGAPIAGAVFVFEEITRAVTLRTALATLAAVGGAMAAAHLLVGDALEFRLPIVPEAPLHTLPLMAALGVVLGVLGAGYNILVVAATASAAHLRRLPVTVRAALIGALVGGALFVDPLMVGGGDALTQLLLAGHAVALPVLLLYLGVRFVAGPLSYAARTPGGLFAPLLALGALGGTAIAEVSRAFDPSLGTGFSVAMAVVGMSTMFAAVVRAPVTGIVVIIEMTGASMLALPMIVGAAAAVLTATMLRSRPVYDSLRELMVAGKP; this comes from the coding sequence ATGCGCACGCTTCCCGCGGCGACCCTTACGATGTGGCGGGTGATGGTCGAGCCCCCGCAACCCGACGAGTTCGGCGGAACCCGGCGCTCGCTGCTCGTGCTGGTCGTGGTCTGCGCGGTCGCCGGGGTGCTCGCGGGCCTCGTCGGCGGCGCCTTCCGCTGGCTGCTCGAGCGGGCGGATGCGGTCCGGTCCGGGATCGCGGAGTGGTCCCATACGCTGCCCGGCGGTGTGTTCGTCCCCGTCCTGCTGGTCGCCCTGTGCGCGGCGCTGGCCGCCGCGATCGTGCGGCTCTCGCCGCGGGCCGCGGGCAGCGGCATCCAGGATGTCGCGGCGGTCGTGCGCGGTCAGGTCAAGGCGCCGCCGGTCAGCGTGCTGCCCGCTCGATTCGCCGGCGGACTGCTCGCGATCGGCGGCGGACTCGTGCTCGGCCGGGAGGGCCCGACGGTGCACATGGCGGCCGCCATCGGGGCGACGGCCGCACGCGGCGGCCGGCTGCCGGTGACCGATGTGCGCACGGCCCAGAGCGCCCTGGCCGGAGCGGGGCTGGCGGTGGCGTTCGGCGCCCCGATCGCGGGCGCCGTGTTCGTCTTCGAGGAGATCACCCGCGCCGTCACGCTGCGAACCGCCCTGGCGACGCTCGCGGCGGTGGGCGGGGCGATGGCGGCGGCGCACCTCCTGGTCGGCGATGCGCTCGAGTTCCGGCTGCCGATCGTTCCGGAGGCGCCGCTGCACACGCTTCCGCTGATGGCCGCGCTCGGCGTCGTGCTGGGGGTCCTGGGGGCCGGGTACAACATCCTCGTCGTCGCGGCGACCGCGTCCGCGGCGCACCTGCGCCGACTGCCCGTGACCGTCCGCGCCGCGCTCATCGGCGCGCTCGTGGGCGGCGCCCTGTTCGTCGACCCGCTGATGGTGGGCGGCGGCGACGCGCTGACGCAGCTGCTGCTGGCCGGTCACGCCGTGGCTCTGCCAGTCCTGCTCCTGTACCTCGGCGTACGGTTCGTCGCGGGGCCGCTCTCGTATGCGGCTCGTACCCCCGGCGGCCTGTTCGCGCCGCTGCTGGCTCTCGGCGCCCTCGGCGGCACCGCGATCGCGGAGGTGTCGCGCGCGTTCGATCCGAGCCTCGGCACCGGGTTCTCGGTCGCGATGGCCGTCGTGGGGATGTCGACGATGTTCGCCGCGGTCGTGCGCGCGCCGGTCACCGGGATCGTCGTCATCATCGAGATGACGGGCGCGAGCATGCTGGCACTGCCCATGATCGTCGGGGCCGCGGCCGCCGTGCTCACGGCGACGATGCTGCGTTCACGTCCCGTGTACGACAGCCTGCGCGAGCTCATGGTCGCCGGCAAGCCGTGA
- a CDS encoding diacylglycerol kinase family protein, producing the protein MTQSRVGIVFNPSKIEREPLEKAWAEVGGDADTHWFETTPEDPGQGMAREAVDAGCDLVIAAGGDGTVRAVAEVLAGTGVHLGIVPQGTGNLLARNLGVPLGNVSAALRRIADAEARAIDVGWVETDTGDRQAFVVMVGFGLDAQMLAETDDDLKSKAGWLAYVEAMGRALAASDVLDVTIAIDDGDPVATSAHTVLVGNCGTLQGGITLLPDAVPDDGVLDTLVVRSDGVLQWMDTLRSMVWENGLLRLFDKDRKAASTQTVDHAQARRVRVELPEPRAFEIDGEEVGEVGAFTASIDAGALVVR; encoded by the coding sequence ATGACTCAGTCGCGCGTGGGAATCGTCTTCAACCCCAGCAAGATCGAGCGAGAGCCGCTCGAGAAGGCCTGGGCAGAGGTCGGCGGCGACGCCGACACCCACTGGTTCGAGACGACCCCGGAGGACCCGGGACAGGGCATGGCACGGGAAGCGGTCGACGCCGGCTGCGATCTGGTGATCGCGGCGGGCGGCGACGGAACCGTCCGGGCCGTCGCCGAGGTGCTCGCCGGCACGGGCGTCCACCTCGGGATCGTGCCCCAGGGCACCGGGAACCTGCTCGCCCGGAACCTCGGTGTGCCGCTCGGCAACGTCTCCGCGGCGCTGCGGCGGATCGCGGATGCCGAGGCGCGTGCGATCGACGTCGGCTGGGTCGAGACGGACACCGGCGACCGTCAGGCGTTCGTCGTCATGGTCGGCTTCGGCCTGGACGCCCAGATGCTGGCCGAGACCGACGACGACCTCAAGTCCAAGGCCGGATGGCTCGCCTACGTGGAGGCCATGGGGCGCGCTCTGGCGGCCTCCGACGTGCTCGACGTGACGATCGCAATCGACGACGGCGACCCCGTCGCGACGAGCGCGCACACCGTGCTTGTCGGCAACTGCGGCACCCTGCAGGGCGGGATCACGCTGCTGCCGGACGCCGTCCCCGACGACGGCGTGCTCGACACGCTCGTCGTGCGCAGCGACGGCGTGCTGCAGTGGATGGACACGCTGCGCTCGATGGTCTGGGAGAACGGCCTTCTCCGCCTGTTCGACAAGGACCGCAAGGCGGCCAGCACCCAGACGGTCGACCACGCGCAGGCGCGCCGGGTGCGCGTGGAGCTGCCCGAGCCGCGCGCGTTCGAGATCGACGGCGAGGAGGTCGGCGAGGTCGGCGCGTTCACCGCGTCCATCGACGCCGGCGCGCTCGTGGTGCGCTGA
- a CDS encoding DUF1361 domain-containing protein — protein MTILVAAAAVVLLNLYAAVLVWLRSAVYGVRLYRPMLVNIGLSAVPVLAAVLAVAGLAVLGPVVAVAANLSTGLSAGILWTYLVVGTLLWLLFFPNSIYLITELNFSHRQDGDPVPLWYDIVQTLTLTLSGIANAVLSLAVIQTGFVLVVVDPTPWVVPPASSWAFAAVVIVLGAVGVYLGRYLRFNSWDVRHPRSMASKLVSHLRQRGKALEAGGFVLTHALLIALVYAPLYLFGFVSLG, from the coding sequence ATGACGATCCTCGTCGCCGCGGCGGCCGTCGTCCTGCTGAACCTCTACGCGGCGGTGCTGGTCTGGCTGCGCAGCGCGGTCTACGGGGTCCGGCTCTACCGGCCGATGCTCGTGAACATCGGCCTGTCGGCCGTGCCGGTGCTCGCGGCCGTCCTCGCCGTCGCCGGGCTCGCGGTGCTCGGCCCCGTGGTCGCCGTCGCGGCGAACCTGTCGACCGGTCTCTCCGCCGGCATCCTCTGGACCTATCTCGTCGTCGGCACCCTGCTGTGGCTGCTGTTCTTCCCGAACTCGATCTACCTGATCACCGAGCTCAACTTCAGCCATCGGCAGGACGGCGATCCCGTGCCGCTCTGGTACGACATCGTGCAGACGCTGACCCTCACCCTCTCGGGCATCGCGAACGCCGTGCTGAGCCTCGCCGTCATCCAGACCGGCTTCGTGCTCGTCGTGGTCGATCCGACGCCGTGGGTGGTGCCGCCCGCCTCCAGCTGGGCGTTCGCGGCGGTCGTGATCGTGCTCGGCGCCGTCGGCGTCTACCTCGGCCGCTATCTGAGGTTCAACAGCTGGGACGTGCGGCATCCGCGGTCGATGGCGAGCAAGCTCGTCTCACATCTGCGGCAGCGCGGCAAGGCGCTCGAGGCCGGCGGCTTCGTGCTGACCCATGCGCTGCTGATCGCCCTCGTCTACGCGCCACTGTATCTTTTTGGCTTCGTCTCGCTTGGGTGA
- a CDS encoding DUF6458 family protein — MSIGAGIALIVIGAILAFALDVELSWVDLHLVGYILIGAGVVVALLGIVLLARKRTSSSVVREVGPGGQQRVTEQSTRTDEV; from the coding sequence ATGAGCATCGGAGCGGGCATCGCCCTCATCGTGATCGGCGCGATCCTGGCGTTCGCACTCGACGTCGAACTTTCCTGGGTGGATCTGCACCTGGTCGGATACATCCTGATCGGCGCCGGAGTCGTCGTCGCCCTCCTGGGCATCGTCCTGCTCGCCCGCAAGCGCACGAGCAGCTCGGTCGTGCGCGAGGTCGGCCCGGGCGGTCAGCAGCGGGTGACCGAGCAGTCCACGCGGACCGACGAGGTCTAG
- the gnd gene encoding phosphogluconate dehydrogenase (NAD(+)-dependent, decarboxylating): MQLGMIGLGRMGANIVRRLQRDGHDCVVYDVNQDAVSALEKEGFTGASSLEDLSAKLTGPRVVWLMIPAGLTGTVAGQVAEVLEAGDVIIDGGNSNYRDDVRRAAALRDKGIHYVDIGTSGGVFGLERGYCLMVGGPDEAVALIDPILRTIAPGAGDVERTPGRSGDYAPEELGYLHCGPSGAGHFVKMVHNGIEYGIMAALAEGMNILENADAGVREATHSAEVAPLEEPEFYQFDIDVPKVAEVWRRGSVISSWLLDLTAAALAQNPTLDGLAGRVSDSGEGRWTVKAAVDVGVPAPVLAASLFERFASRGEDHYANQLLSAMRLQFGGHQELPSGDRLEAGAAHSDATS; this comes from the coding sequence ATGCAACTCGGGATGATCGGCCTCGGCCGCATGGGTGCCAACATCGTTCGTCGACTCCAGCGCGACGGTCACGACTGCGTCGTCTACGACGTGAACCAGGATGCGGTGAGCGCGCTCGAGAAGGAGGGCTTCACGGGAGCCTCCTCGCTCGAGGACCTCTCGGCGAAGCTGACCGGACCGAGGGTCGTGTGGCTCATGATCCCGGCCGGGCTCACCGGAACGGTCGCCGGGCAGGTCGCGGAGGTCCTGGAGGCGGGCGACGTCATCATCGACGGCGGCAACTCGAACTACCGGGACGACGTGCGCCGCGCCGCCGCCCTGCGCGACAAGGGCATCCACTACGTCGACATCGGCACGAGCGGCGGGGTCTTCGGGCTCGAGCGCGGCTACTGCCTGATGGTCGGCGGACCCGACGAGGCCGTCGCCCTCATCGACCCGATCCTGCGCACGATCGCGCCGGGCGCCGGCGACGTCGAGCGCACCCCGGGTCGTAGCGGCGACTACGCGCCGGAGGAGCTCGGCTACCTGCACTGCGGCCCGAGCGGTGCCGGCCACTTCGTGAAGATGGTCCACAACGGCATCGAGTACGGCATCATGGCGGCGCTCGCCGAGGGCATGAACATCCTCGAGAACGCGGATGCGGGAGTGCGCGAGGCCACGCACTCGGCCGAGGTCGCGCCGCTCGAGGAGCCGGAGTTCTACCAGTTCGACATCGACGTTCCCAAGGTCGCCGAGGTCTGGCGCCGCGGCTCGGTCATCTCGTCCTGGCTGCTGGACCTGACGGCGGCGGCCCTCGCGCAGAACCCGACGCTCGACGGACTGGCGGGGCGCGTGTCCGACTCGGGCGAGGGGCGCTGGACCGTCAAGGCGGCGGTGGACGTGGGCGTCCCGGCGCCGGTGCTGGCGGCATCCCTGTTCGAGCGGTTCGCCTCCCGCGGCGAGGACCACTACGCGAACCAGCTGCTCTCGGCGATGCGTCTGCAGTTCGGCGGTCACCAGGAGCTGCCGTCCGGAGATCGGCTGGAGGCCGGCGCCGCCCACTCCGACGCGACCTCCTAG
- the add gene encoding adenosine deaminase has translation MLSDADILRLLPKAELHCHLVATMRLTTLRELAHRYGVRLRTDDLEELLDYRGLPDFLDVFQVAQEVLRDPADIARVAYEGVVDAVRAGNLRYREYFVNPDNFAALGVDYPSLVDALVDGLGRAERELGVGYRIIAAINRSLGPEAAVAMVQTVIAHPHPAVVGIGQDYLTPELDEDPLRFAAAYALAERHGLRRSAHVGETMAASPQNVRDAIETLHVDRVDHGYRVVDDAEVLAFARSSGVAFTCTPHSTYELSHWELEPGHRIARMIREGLLVTIATDDAVLFKTDVGREYTVALTAMGVGLADAVRLARAGFEAAWCDDEEKRRRLADFDGLVAALAGARDLP, from the coding sequence GTGCTCAGCGACGCCGACATCCTGCGGCTGCTGCCGAAGGCCGAGCTGCACTGCCACCTCGTGGCGACGATGCGGCTCACGACGCTGCGTGAGCTGGCCCACCGCTACGGCGTCCGCCTGCGTACCGACGATCTCGAGGAACTGCTCGACTACCGCGGGCTTCCCGACTTCCTCGACGTCTTCCAGGTCGCGCAGGAGGTCCTGCGCGATCCGGCCGACATCGCCCGGGTCGCGTACGAAGGCGTCGTGGACGCGGTGCGCGCCGGCAATCTGCGTTATCGCGAGTACTTCGTCAACCCCGACAACTTCGCGGCCCTCGGCGTCGACTACCCGAGCCTCGTCGATGCGCTCGTCGACGGACTCGGGCGCGCGGAGCGGGAGCTCGGCGTCGGCTATCGGATCATCGCGGCCATCAACCGGTCGCTGGGCCCGGAGGCGGCGGTCGCCATGGTCCAGACGGTGATCGCCCACCCGCATCCGGCCGTGGTCGGCATCGGACAGGACTACCTGACGCCCGAGCTCGACGAGGATCCGCTCCGTTTCGCTGCGGCCTACGCGCTCGCCGAGCGGCACGGTCTGCGCCGCAGCGCCCACGTCGGCGAGACGATGGCGGCGAGCCCGCAGAACGTGCGCGATGCGATCGAGACCCTCCACGTCGACCGTGTCGACCACGGCTACCGCGTCGTCGACGATGCCGAGGTGCTGGCGTTCGCGCGTTCCTCCGGCGTCGCCTTCACCTGCACCCCGCATTCCACGTACGAGCTGTCGCACTGGGAGCTCGAGCCGGGGCATCGCATCGCCCGGATGATCCGCGAGGGTCTCCTCGTGACGATCGCGACCGACGACGCCGTGCTGTTCAAGACGGACGTCGGGCGCGAATACACCGTGGCGCTGACCGCGATGGGAGTCGGGCTGGCGGACGCGGTGCGCCTGGCGCGCGCGGGTTTCGAGGCGGCGTGGTGCGACGACGAGGAGAAGCGGCGGCGGCTCGCCGATTTCGACGGTCTCGTCGCTGCGCTGGCGGGAGCCCGGGACCTTCCATAA
- a CDS encoding PadR family transcriptional regulator — MSGTFGGGFGGGSRGFGGFADGLGGIPGADGLREAFDQLRTAFDKRVGPRMGRGDVRAAVLALLLEQPMHGYQIIREIEDRSGGVWKPSAGSVYPTLQLLSDEGMIEASESNGRKTYSLTEVGRAEAEAAADKQAPWESSGLRDSGRVTALPKAGMELAQVAAQVARTGSSEQVVKAVDVLDEARRKLYGILAQD, encoded by the coding sequence ATGAGTGGAACGTTCGGCGGGGGATTCGGCGGCGGCTCGCGGGGGTTCGGGGGATTCGCCGACGGCTTGGGCGGCATCCCCGGTGCCGACGGGCTGCGTGAGGCGTTCGACCAGCTGCGCACGGCGTTCGACAAGCGTGTCGGACCCCGTATGGGGCGCGGCGACGTGCGGGCCGCGGTCCTCGCGCTCCTGCTCGAGCAGCCGATGCACGGCTACCAGATCATCCGCGAGATCGAGGACCGTTCCGGCGGCGTGTGGAAGCCGAGCGCCGGGTCCGTCTACCCGACGTTGCAGCTCCTCTCCGACGAGGGCATGATCGAGGCCTCGGAGTCGAACGGTCGCAAGACCTACTCCCTGACCGAGGTCGGCCGTGCCGAGGCGGAGGCGGCCGCCGACAAGCAGGCGCCGTGGGAGAGCTCGGGGCTGCGCGACAGCGGCCGCGTCACGGCGTTGCCGAAGGCGGGCATGGAGCTCGCACAGGTCGCCGCGCAGGTTGCGCGCACCGGCAGCTCGGAGCAGGTCGTGAAGGCCGTCGACGTGCTCGACGAGGCGCGGCGCAAGCTGTACGGCATCCTCGCGCAGGACTGA
- a CDS encoding AarF/ABC1/UbiB kinase family protein, whose product MAPQTARSRRILRFAARALVSVWWFELALPRLGFARFAAQGREARMRRLARRFHALAVELGGLMIKVGQFMSSRLDVLPPEITEELSGLQDEVPPVAFAEVRALAEAELGMPLARAYERFEESPLAAASLGQAHRARLAPGLAADAGFADVVVKVQRPGIEQIIEVDLAALRRVAGWLMRVRVVSQRVDAPALVEEFAQTSLAEIDYLHEAANAERFAADFAEDDRVSVPAIAWERTTRRVLTLQDVTALKISDVASLREAGIDPSAVATVFAAVMFDQLFTHGFFHADPHPGNVFVTPLPQGAWRLTFIDFGMMGEISPSVRDGLRTVLIAVASRDGSALIAGIQDIGVLLPSADTRELERAMTALFARFGGMGFAQLRDVDPREMRVFADEFGEVMRSLPFQLPENFLLVIRAASMTSGVCSTLDPDYNVWDSVEPYAARLLRDQGSGVVRDLAQQGVLTASALWRLPRRLDTVITRVEDGRLQVDLSRLDDRLGRLERLAQRILGGVLFTAFLLAAVLLRASDPVFSGVMFVVSAAPLLYALFGARRRRP is encoded by the coding sequence GTGGCCCCGCAGACGGCTCGTTCGCGTCGCATCCTGAGGTTCGCCGCCCGCGCGCTCGTCTCGGTGTGGTGGTTCGAGCTGGCGCTGCCGCGTCTCGGCTTCGCCCGGTTCGCCGCGCAGGGTCGGGAGGCGCGGATGCGTCGCCTCGCCCGGCGGTTCCACGCGCTCGCGGTCGAGCTCGGCGGTCTCATGATCAAGGTCGGCCAGTTCATGTCGTCACGACTGGATGTGCTGCCGCCGGAGATCACCGAAGAGCTGTCGGGACTGCAGGACGAGGTGCCCCCGGTCGCCTTCGCCGAGGTCCGCGCGCTCGCCGAGGCGGAGCTCGGGATGCCGTTGGCGCGCGCCTACGAGCGGTTCGAGGAGTCGCCGCTGGCGGCCGCATCCCTCGGCCAAGCGCACCGTGCGCGGCTGGCTCCCGGACTCGCGGCGGACGCCGGCTTCGCCGATGTGGTCGTCAAGGTCCAACGTCCCGGCATCGAGCAGATCATCGAGGTGGACCTCGCGGCGCTTCGCCGGGTGGCGGGCTGGCTGATGCGGGTGCGCGTCGTCTCCCAGCGCGTCGATGCGCCCGCGCTCGTCGAGGAGTTCGCTCAGACGAGCCTTGCGGAGATCGACTATCTGCACGAGGCCGCGAACGCCGAACGCTTCGCGGCGGACTTCGCGGAGGACGACCGCGTGAGCGTCCCCGCCATCGCGTGGGAGCGCACGACTCGGCGGGTGCTGACGCTGCAGGACGTGACCGCCCTCAAGATCTCGGATGTCGCGTCGCTGCGCGAGGCGGGGATCGACCCCTCTGCCGTGGCGACGGTCTTCGCCGCCGTCATGTTCGACCAGCTCTTCACGCACGGGTTTTTCCACGCGGATCCCCATCCCGGCAATGTCTTCGTGACGCCCCTGCCGCAGGGCGCGTGGCGGCTGACGTTCATCGACTTCGGCATGATGGGCGAGATCTCGCCCTCGGTGCGCGATGGGCTGCGCACGGTGCTGATCGCGGTCGCGTCCCGCGACGGCTCGGCGTTGATCGCCGGCATCCAGGACATCGGCGTGCTGCTCCCGTCGGCGGACACGCGTGAGCTCGAACGCGCCATGACGGCGCTGTTCGCGCGGTTCGGCGGGATGGGGTTCGCGCAGTTGCGTGACGTGGACCCGCGCGAGATGCGCGTGTTCGCGGACGAGTTCGGCGAGGTGATGCGCTCGCTGCCGTTCCAGCTGCCGGAGAACTTCCTGCTCGTCATCCGGGCGGCCTCGATGACCTCCGGCGTGTGCAGCACGCTGGATCCCGACTACAACGTCTGGGACTCCGTGGAGCCCTATGCCGCGCGGCTGCTGCGGGACCAGGGCAGCGGCGTCGTCCGAGATCTCGCGCAGCAGGGCGTTCTCACGGCCTCCGCGCTCTGGCGGCTTCCGCGGCGGCTGGACACCGTCATCACCCGGGTCGAGGACGGACGGCTCCAGGTCGACCTGTCGCGGCTGGACGATCGGCTCGGGCGCCTGGAGCGGCTGGCGCAGCGGATCCTCGGCGGCGTCCTGTTCACCGCGTTCCTGCTGGCCGCCGTGCTGCTGCGCGCCAGCGATCCCGTCTTCTCCGGGGTCATGTTCGTCGTGTCGGCCGCGCCGCTGTTGTACGCCCTGTTCGGCGCGCGTCGCCGACGGCCGTGA
- a CDS encoding MATE family efflux transporter, with the protein MSRILTTGSPWRVILAFSVPLLIGNVVQQLYQFVDAIVVGRELGVDALAAVGATGSMLFLLIGFAWGLTTGFAIPTAQAFGAGDHAAVRRSVATGTVLTGVTSILLTLVAPLIAGRILELLQTPAALLPQATTFAQVSFLGAGATMFFNYLSAIIRAIGDSRTPLVYLTLACVLNAGLVVLFVGPLGLGVAGAALATVVSQAVSVALCLAHVRRRIPVLHLRRSDWRIGRNDLALHLRLGLPMGFQASIIAIGALAVQVRLNALGADAVAAYTAASRVDGLAVALLQSLGLAVSMFVAQNHGGGRPDRIRRGVAQASVMALIGSVALGIVLVVFGASIVRLFVGDASGDVVDLAHVMLVINGATYALLGVLFVTRGALQGLGHAMIPTVTGLIELGMRLGAAVILGAALGFVGVAWSNPLAWLGAVAVLVPAYLHAHRALARQPLGPTDAVTAETTPIPVIGPVDGSMTVDAVVTRPVPIQPQRARRRTRMTRR; encoded by the coding sequence ATGTCCAGAATCCTGACCACGGGCAGCCCGTGGCGCGTCATCCTCGCGTTCTCCGTCCCCCTGCTCATCGGCAACGTCGTGCAGCAGCTCTACCAGTTCGTCGACGCGATCGTCGTCGGTCGTGAGCTGGGAGTCGATGCCCTCGCCGCGGTCGGCGCGACGGGGAGCATGCTGTTCCTGCTCATCGGTTTCGCCTGGGGCCTCACAACCGGCTTCGCGATCCCGACCGCGCAGGCCTTCGGCGCCGGCGACCACGCCGCCGTGCGTCGCTCGGTCGCGACGGGCACGGTGCTCACGGGGGTCACGAGCATCCTGCTCACGCTCGTCGCGCCGCTCATCGCCGGCCGCATCCTCGAGCTGCTGCAGACCCCGGCCGCCCTGCTCCCCCAGGCGACGACGTTCGCGCAGGTGAGCTTCCTCGGGGCGGGCGCGACCATGTTCTTCAACTACCTCTCGGCGATCATCCGCGCGATCGGCGACTCCCGCACGCCGCTCGTGTACCTGACGCTGGCCTGCGTGCTCAACGCCGGGCTGGTCGTCCTCTTCGTCGGACCGCTCGGACTCGGCGTCGCCGGGGCGGCGCTCGCCACCGTGGTCTCGCAGGCGGTGTCGGTCGCCCTCTGCCTCGCGCACGTGCGGCGCCGGATCCCCGTGCTCCACCTGCGCCGCAGCGACTGGCGCATCGGTCGGAACGACCTCGCCCTGCACCTGCGCCTCGGCCTCCCGATGGGGTTCCAGGCCTCGATCATCGCGATCGGCGCGCTGGCCGTCCAGGTGCGACTGAACGCGCTCGGAGCGGATGCGGTCGCGGCATACACGGCGGCCTCCCGCGTCGACGGGCTCGCCGTCGCGCTGCTCCAGTCGCTCGGCCTCGCCGTCTCGATGTTCGTCGCCCAGAACCACGGCGGCGGCCGACCCGACCGCATCCGACGGGGCGTCGCGCAGGCGAGCGTCATGGCCCTCATCGGCTCGGTCGCGCTCGGCATCGTGCTGGTGGTCTTCGGAGCGAGCATCGTGCGGCTGTTCGTCGGCGACGCCTCGGGCGACGTCGTCGACCTCGCGCACGTCATGCTCGTGATCAACGGCGCGACCTACGCGCTCCTGGGCGTGCTGTTCGTCACACGCGGAGCGCTGCAGGGACTCGGCCACGCCATGATCCCGACCGTGACCGGGCTCATCGAGCTCGGGATGCGGCTGGGCGCGGCCGTGATCCTGGGCGCAGCCCTCGGGTTCGTCGGCGTCGCCTGGAGCAACCCGCTGGCGTGGCTCGGCGCCGTCGCGGTGCTCGTCCCCGCGTACCTGCACGCGCATCGCGCGCTCGCCCGGCAGCCGCTCGGCCCGACCGACGCCGTCACGGCCGAGACCACTCCGATCCCGGTCATCGGCCCGGTCGACGGGTCGATGACCGTCGACGCCGTGGTCACGCGCCCGGTGCCGATCCAGCCGCAACGGGCCCGGCGCAGAACTCGGATGACTCGGCGCTGA
- a CDS encoding HNH endonuclease signature motif containing protein, whose amino-acid sequence MVSPSTHDTQTTPVADRVPWDDESYPFELDAMLCPEPLDRVQEISTLMGVFLAERAMWIAAMCRDAFAGAGGFGEAAPAVLLRSLRLELAAALRVTEYVAGDLLRRSVALCDHFPEVLTALSTSRITERHADLLIDALEEIEPEHSGRLLEEGLALAERQPVGTFRRALSALSNTLRAATLETRHTEAVAHRLTSIEAAADGMAWFHLYGPHVEVLAIQSRLTAMASSLRAGDDEETRTIDQLRADVACDLLIEGDTRLHPADARGVQATVSVTVPALSLLDEGRAGSAPATVEGIGPIPIARARELCGAAKGWMRVLTHPETGVALSVGRVQYRPPADMARFVKWRAGRCMAPGCHMPASRCQIDHNIAWEHGGSTSVDNLTALCQGHHTLKHHGAWKIRQLEGGVIEWTSPTGRMYLVEPQRRFPTFRDDGVTDDPHPPKVSDALIHAGADATSDPPPF is encoded by the coding sequence ATGGTCTCCCCCTCGACACACGACACGCAGACGACACCGGTCGCTGACCGCGTGCCGTGGGATGACGAGTCCTATCCGTTCGAGCTCGATGCGATGCTGTGCCCCGAGCCCCTCGACCGCGTGCAGGAGATCAGCACCCTGATGGGCGTGTTCCTGGCCGAGCGGGCGATGTGGATCGCCGCGATGTGCCGCGACGCCTTCGCGGGCGCCGGCGGATTCGGCGAGGCGGCGCCCGCCGTGCTCCTGCGCTCGCTGCGCCTGGAACTGGCTGCCGCCCTGCGCGTCACCGAGTACGTCGCAGGAGACCTGCTGCGTCGGTCCGTCGCCCTGTGCGATCACTTTCCGGAGGTGCTCACCGCGCTGAGCACCTCCCGCATCACGGAACGTCACGCCGACCTGCTGATCGACGCGCTCGAAGAGATCGAGCCGGAGCACTCGGGGCGTCTTCTCGAAGAGGGCCTCGCCCTTGCCGAGCGGCAGCCGGTCGGCACGTTTCGACGCGCGCTTTCCGCGCTCAGCAACACCCTGCGGGCCGCCACGCTCGAGACCCGGCACACGGAGGCGGTAGCGCATCGCCTGACCTCGATCGAAGCCGCCGCCGACGGCATGGCCTGGTTCCACCTCTACGGCCCGCACGTCGAGGTCCTGGCGATCCAGAGCCGCCTGACAGCCATGGCCTCCTCCCTGCGGGCCGGAGACGACGAGGAGACCCGCACGATCGATCAGCTGCGTGCCGATGTGGCCTGCGACCTGCTGATCGAGGGAGACACCCGCCTGCACCCCGCCGACGCGCGCGGCGTGCAGGCGACGGTGTCCGTCACGGTACCGGCCCTCTCGCTCCTGGACGAGGGCCGCGCAGGCTCCGCACCAGCGACGGTCGAAGGCATCGGGCCGATCCCGATCGCACGGGCCCGTGAGCTGTGCGGCGCGGCGAAGGGGTGGATGCGGGTGCTCACCCATCCCGAGACCGGCGTAGCCCTCTCCGTGGGCCGCGTGCAGTACCGCCCGCCCGCCGACATGGCGCGGTTCGTGAAGTGGCGAGCCGGCCGATGCATGGCGCCCGGATGCCACATGCCCGCAAGCCGGTGCCAGATCGATCACAACATCGCCTGGGAGCACGGCGGCTCGACCTCGGTCGACAATCTGACAGCGCTCTGCCAGGGACACCACACACTGAAGCACCACGGGGCCTGGAAGATCCGGCAGCTCGAGGGCGGAGTGATCGAGTGGACGTCGCCGACGGGGCGGATGTACCTCGTCGAGCCGCAGCGGCGCTTCCCGACGTTCCGCGACGACGGCGTGACGGACGATCCGCATCCGCCGAAGGTCTCGGACGCTCTCATACACGCCGGAGCCGACGCGACATCGGATCCACCACCCTTCTAG